From Rutidosis leptorrhynchoides isolate AG116_Rl617_1_P2 chromosome 3, CSIRO_AGI_Rlap_v1, whole genome shotgun sequence, a single genomic window includes:
- the LOC139896972 gene encoding protein FAR1-RELATED SEQUENCE 5-like: MIPSSKSDKKVAIDIVAWSFKIDTSIGIITVNKALMSIYGFTFGKLFGIKKVSRRVRLRSSSNIFHSHTVDTSNMLTVDTVTQNSLIDRLVSIFMFLNMHNTLEFDQQEYEHYDNNQDINTNEFLDNHSNSSGYNSHDEDDVVDDVGFDKETHQTEDLDNNDSEFQSEKQNDDNKDIEFEKDNGGIDANVMGMIFDTPDDAYTFYNRYAFLHGFGIRKRTTFRNKTTNEPYRKTYVCNKEGFKDTSKEIVTKRRRESRTGCTAMIQISKNKVGKWFVDGFNNTHNHELSTPSKVMKHRSHGKTHRTMATKSLMLDLSKNGLRPCQIKKVVNSMKDPDAPDVTSKQCSDILSEERRKYRGKEFYGVIKYFQEKAYVDSKHYWVVDLFDDGSPKNIFWVDGRSRDAYINFGDVVVFDVTYMTNRFKMPFSPFIGVNHHGQSILFGGALLENEKEETFVWLFQQFLKCMFDMHPTAIITDEDKAVRNAIKKVLPNTRHRYCAWHIKKHEREQLRPLKARYSDFKDMYNKYVKSHTVEEFENRWKVIRDKYDLGSHFWLNDMYNQRTLWGKVFLKDCFFAGMTTSGRSESIHSFFDGYVTSNTMLNEFVAQYDKAVESRRAAEEDEDFKTMNTKAVYSSVNPIEVKAGTRYTSRMFDVFQKEWIQANNNLTHETLCKSAGEIKYKVGQVNVENVYWRTVTICLLDKLNVTCSCSKFETYGILCKHILYVMKKKHIETLPDHYILPRWTLDARYKVENYNNKLEDIHNDNKVNALSLWCVQTKYMKAVEQAKESPSNLKKLDSLLDKFLEEHTNHQNSTQIDNPLQESNAGSSQISMMPQISVRDPPAPVATKGRPKSACRIKSSLKALKKRKCSHCGGLGHYITGCPVKKAKDAAAGTK, encoded by the exons AACAGTTTAATTGACAGATTGGTTTCGATATTTATGTTTCTT AATATGCATAATACATTGGAATTTGATCAACAAGAATATGAGCACTATGACAATAATCAGGACATTAATACAAATGAGTTTCTTGACAACCATAGTAATAGTTCAGGATACAACAGTCACGATGAAGATGATGTAGTGGATGATGTTGGATTTGATAAAGAAACCCATCAAACTGAAGACCTCGACAATAATGATTCTGAATTTCAAAGTGAGAAGCAAAATGATGATAACAAGGATATTGAGTTTGAGAAGGATAATGGAGGTATTGATGCTAATGTAATGGGAATGATTTTCGATACCCCTGATGATGCATACACCTTTTATAATCGTTATGCTTTTTTACATGGATTTGGAATACGAAAACGGACCACCTTTAGAAATAAGACAACGAATGAGCCTTACCGAAAAACATATGTATGCAACAAGGAAGGGTTTAAGGATACTTCAAAAGAGATTGTTACAAAACGTCGTAGAGAATCTAGAACGGGTTGTACAGCAATGATTCAAATATCCAAAAATAAAGTTGGTAAATGGTTTGTAGATGGTTTTaacaatacacataaccatgaacTAAGCACTCCGAGCAAAGTGATGAAACACCGTTCTCATGGAAAGACTCACCGCACGATGGCTACCAAATCTCTTATGTTGGATCTTAGCAAAAACGGTTTGAGGCCTTGTCAAATAAAAAAAGTCGTAAACTCCATGAAAGATCCGGATGCACCTGATGTTACTTCAAAACAATGCTCTGATATATTGTCTGAAGAGCGAAGAAAATACCGTGGTAAAGAATTCTATGGAGTTATCAAATATTTTCAAGAAAAAGCCTATGTAGATAGTAAACATTATTGGGTTGTGGATTTATTTGATGACGGGTCTCCAAAAAATATTTTTTGGGTTGATGGGAGGTCACGAGACGCATACATAAATTTTGGAGATGTTGTCGTGTTTGATGTGACGTATATGACGAACAGGTTTAAGATGCCATTTTCTCCATTTATTGGGGTGAATCATCATGGTCAATCTATACTATTCGGAGGTGCTTTACTAGAGAATGAAAAGGAAGAAACATTTGTTTGGCTATTTCAACAATTCTTAAAGTGCATGTTTGACATGCATCCAACTGCAATAATTACCGATGAAGATAAAGCAGTGAGAAATGCCATCAAAAAAGTTCTTCCAAATACCCGTCATCGGTATTGTGCATGGCACATCAAAAAGCATGAACGAGAACAACTTCGGCCTCTTAAAGCACGTTATAGTGATTTTAAAGATATGTACAATAAGTATGTTAAAAGCCATACAGTTGAAGAATTTGAAAACCGGTGGAAAGTTATACGTGATAAGTATGATCTTGGAAGTCACTTTTGGTTAAACGATATGTATAATCAACGTACCCTTTGGggtaaagtttttttaaaagatTGTTTTTTTGCTGGGATGACCACAAGTGGTAGAAGTGAGAGCATTCACTCATTCTTTGATGGATATGTTACTTCCAATACCATGTTGAATGAATTTGTAGCCCAATATGATAAAGCTGTTGAGTCTCGACGAGCTGCTGAAGAAGATGAGGACTTCAAAACTATGAACACAAAGGCAGTTTATTCTTCTGTTAATCCAATAGAAGTGAAAGCAGGTACACGTTATACAAGCAGGATGTTTGATGTTTTTCAAAAAGAATGGATACAAGCGAATAATAATTTAACTCATGAGACTTTATGTAAGAGCGCGGGAGAGATCAAATATAAGGTTGGTCAAGTTAATGTTGAGAACGTATATTGGAGAACTGTGACCATTTGTTTGTTAGATAAGTTAAATGTCACATGTTCCTGTTCAAAGTTTGAAACATATGGAATCTTATGCAAACATATCTTGTATGTTATGAAGAAGAAGCACATTGAAACTCTTCCGGATCATTATATTTTACCAAGGTGGACACTTGATGCTAGGTATAAGGTGGAAAATTATAACAACAAACTTGAAGATATACATAACGACAACAAAGTTAATGCGTTAAGTTTGTGGTGTGTTCAAACAAAATATATGAAAGCGGTTGAACAAGCGAAAGAATCTCCCTCAAACCTGAAGAAACTAGATAGTCTTTTAGATAAGTTTTTAGAAGAACATACGAATCACCAAAACTCTACACAAATTGACAATCCATTACAGGAATCCAATGCAGGTAGCTCGCAAATAAGCATGATGCCTCAAATATCAGTTCGGGATCCTCCGGCTCCTGTTGCTACTAAAGGTCGTCCAAAGAGCGCATGTCGAATCAAATCTTCTCTAAAAGCACTGAAAAAAAGAAAATGTTCACATTGCGGGGGATTAGGTCACTATATCACAGGGTGTCCAGTTAAGAAG GCTAAAGATGCTGCTGCTGGTACTAAATGA